One segment of Primulina tabacum isolate GXHZ01 chromosome 14, ASM2559414v2, whole genome shotgun sequence DNA contains the following:
- the LOC142525624 gene encoding uncharacterized protein LOC142525624, protein MGCFACFDGGSKQRRREEERLASEEARAKAAEAAQKRQKQFEQSAAGRAAKAQLAAAAKQKANTNQGEPVLKWQMG, encoded by the exons ATGGGTTGCTTCGCTTGCTTCGATGGAGGGAGTAAACAAAGGAGAAGGGAAGAAGAGCGTTTGGCCTCTGAAGAAGCCCGCGCTAAAGCCGCTGAAGCTGCTCAGAAAAG GCAAAAACAATTTGAGCAATCTGCAGCAGGAAGAGCTGCAAAAGCACAGCTAGCAGCTGCTGCAAAACAAAAGGCTAATACTAATCAAGGCGAACCAGTTCTTAAG TGGCAGATGGGATGA
- the LOC142524825 gene encoding exocyst complex component EXO70I-like gives MDQRSEDDPILIKLQTACSDLKTLLKSSANMDSTYQKMDENFESILEDLNMASRRVAPLQSLSIATKALNTRINRAISPALSLLESFKLFECLQQKLLEIASKLIAEKESTERLERLIEYVDCVNKLNESIHSISQESESAIQKLQEVVEFLSRTKATDHYRTIRLRETLNTLKALYETEVDSMKFDGLLDEALLNLQDECESLLQKLRHQNLGEGNGNDKSEIEVKNTLGSDLEIAVLRKISESLAANDCLDICIDIFVKVRYRRAAKALMRLSPDYLRTYTPEEIDQMEWESLETAIALWIQHFELAVKVVFVSEKNLCKRVLGNIMGGMVWPECFIKIADKIMAVFFRFGEGVARSNKEPQKLFKLLDMFDSLEKLKPEFSEIFECESGADICSRFRELEKLLVHASTRVFWEFGLQIEGNSDGLPPPKDGSVPKLVRYAINYLKNLATDSYSAPMAKALKTEQLWKVGILSNLENDQDLLKDAISNVMEAIKRNIESKKCRYKDKVLAQIFAMNTYWYIYMRTRNVELGKLLGEPYMKKRYRQVAEESAYLYQKQAWGSLIKFLDIEEMKKMNNKDGIGALVRDKMEAFLVGFEEMCQRHKNTYNIVSDADLRDQMRQASVRLIVPAYSEFFDTYSSLLLQVKSHLSPDTIEGLLVQIFEDDDQGTDGKSELARLQSSRSERRFPTS, from the exons ATGGATCAAAGAAGCGAAGATGACCCAATTTTAATCAAGCTCCAGACAGCTTGTTCTGATCTTAAAACCCTCCTCAAATCCTCTGCAAATATGGATTCAACTTACcaaaaaatggatgaaaattttGAGTCAATTCTAGAAGACCTAAACATGGCCTCAAGAAGAGTAGCTCCACTCCAATCCCTCTCCATTGCCACCAAAGCACTCAACACCCGCATAAACCGAGCCATTTCTCCAGCCCTGTCGCTCCTAGAGAGCTTCAAACTATTCGAATGCCTCCAACAGAAACTTCTAGAAATAGCCTCTAAACTAATCGCAGAGAAAGAATCCACTGAACGACTAGAGAGACTGATCGAGTATGTGGACTGTGTCAATAAGTTAAACGAATCAATCCACTCCATCAGTCAAGAAAGTGAGTCTGCcattcaaaaacttcaagaagTTGTTGAATTCTTGAGTAGGACCAAGGCCACGGATCATTACAGGACAATACGGTTAAGGGAGACATTGAACACCCTTAAGGCGCTATATGAAACCGAGGTGGATTCAATGAAGTTCGATGGTTTGCTAGATGAGGCATTGTTGAATTTGCAGGATGAGTGTGAGAGTTTGCTGCAGAAACTTAGGCATCAGAATCTTGGTGAAGGAAATGGCAATGATAAAAGCGAAATAGAGGTGAAGAATACATTGGGGAGTGATTTGGAGATTGCGGTGCTCAGAAAAATTTCTGAGAGTTTGGCTGCAAATGATTGCTTGGATATATGCATCGATATATTTGTAAAG GTAAGATACAGAAGGGCGGCCAAGGCATTAATGAGACTTAGCCCAGATTACCTAAGAACCTACACACCAGAAGAAATTGATCAGATGGAATGGGAGAGTTTAGAAACAGCAATTGCTCTTTGGATCCAACACTTTGAGCTTGCGGTCAAGGTAGTTTTCGTATCTGAGAAGAACCTCTGCAAACGTGTCTTAGGAAACATCATGGGGGGAATGGTGTGGCCAGAATGCTTCATAAAGATTGCAGACAAAATCATGGCAGTCTTCTTCCGATTTGGAGAAGGTGTTGCAAGAAGTAACAAAGAACCCCAGAAGCTGTTTAAGCTATTAGACATGTTTGATTCATTAGAAAAGCTCAAACCTGAATTCTCAGAGATTTTTGAATGTGAATCTGGAGCGGATATATGCTCACGATTTAGAGAACTCGAAAAACTATTAGTTCATGCTTCAACAAGAGTTTTTTGGGAATTTGGGCTTCAGATTGAAGGGAATAGTGATGGTTTACCTCCACCAAAAGATGGATCAGTTCCTAAACTTGTTAGGTATGCCATCAACTACCTCAAGAATCTTGCAACGGATAGTTACAGTGCGCCAATGGCTAAAGCACTCAAGACTGAGCAGTTATGGAAAGTGGGCATACTATCAAATCTAGAAAACGATCAAGATTTGCTCAAAGATGCCATTTCTAATGTCATGGAGGCCATCAAACGAAACATCGAGTCCAAGAAATGCCGTTACAAGGACAAAGTACTTGCTCAGATATTTGCTATGAACACCTATTGGTATATCTACATGAGGACTCGAAATGTGGAGCTTGGGAAGCTATTAGGAGAGCCGTATATGAAGAAAAGATACCGACAAGTTGCTGAAGAATCGGCTTATTTGTATCAAAAGCAAGCATGGGGTTCTTTGATCAAATTTCTGGACATAGAAGAGATGAAGAAAATGAATAACAAAGATGGAATTGGAGCTCTAGTGAGGGATAAAATGGAAGCTTTCCTGGTGGGATTTGAGGAAATGTGTCAAAGGCACAAGAATACTTACAATATCGTTTCTGATGCTGATTTAAGGGATCAGATGAGGCAGGCTTCTGTTAGGTTAATAGTGCCTGCATACAGTGAGTTTTTCGACACTTACTCATCACTTCTGCTGCAGGTCAAGTCTCATCTTTCCCCCGATACGATAGAAGGATTGCTGGTGCAAATTTTTGAAGATGATGATCAAGGAACAGATGGAAAGTCTGAGCTAGCACGTCTGCAATCGAGCAGGTCTGAGCGAAGATTCCCAACTTCCTGA
- the LOC142524014 gene encoding uncharacterized protein LOC142524014 gives MIQTINPYASARTAEIMSRYRPIAPKPEATSINSLAENSDFQNGSEKENSGAMPQSIRKSAYLRDVWAHLQARPTRTRKRGRSAAFPPPPMKRSRSSFQGVSTSFKVTNLPAKNLSVHGFSHTPNGFSLVPINCGLDAAVATLAESVALPRIHYTAADPTQIPVIGNEGKDHACRKAIDLNVNAEEGPKELDFMPQLKQPVKSNIIMPQPVRPIGSIIVVKNIVHSTGMHAATAKRPEEVEKEIEGDTVPAIISDSNNKVRIANAAYKEMVGQPECCWLDCIAACSGGCKRIGGEVLLQFCGDSEVKIMSMHGFTSQVKIVWESEGKRSCFNGFCDVVKVGFEEKNCRFLWRFHTSEAPKTDSDDI, from the coding sequence atgattCAAACAATTAATCCTTATGCCTCTGCAAGAACTGCTGAAATCATGTCTAGGTATAGGCCTATCGCTCCAAAGCCTGAAGCCACTTCCATTAATTCTCTGGCTGAGAATAGTGATTTTCAAAATGGAAGTGAGAAAGAGAATTCCGGCGCCATGCCGCAGAGTATAAGAAAGTCTGCTTATTTGAGGGATGTGTGGGCCCATCTCCAAGCCCGGCCGACACGGACGCGGAAGCGGGGCCGGAGCGCCGCCTTTCCGCCACCACCTATGAAGAGATCGAGGAGTAGTTTCCAGGGGGTTTCTACCTCTTTTAAGGTTACAAATTTGCCCGCTAAAAACTTGTCCGTGCATGGATTTTCTCATACGCCGAATGGATTTTCTCTAGTGCCGATTAACTGCGGCCTGGACGCGGCCGTGGCCACCCTGGCTGAGTCGGTGGCGCTTCCTCGTATCCACTACACTGCCGCTGACCCGACCCAGATCCCGGTGATTGGGAATGAGGGAAAAGATCACGCTTGCAGGAAAGCAATAGATTTGAACGTGAATGCCGAGGAAGGTCCTAAAGAACTAGATTTCATGCCACAACTGAAGCAGCCGGTGAAGTCAAATATCATCATGCCTCAGCCTGTTCGACCCATCGGATCCATCATTGTCGTGAAGAACATCGTACACTCTACAGGTATGCACGCTGCCACTGCAAAGCGGCCGGAGGAGGTGGAGAAGGAGATCGAGGGGGATACAGTACCGGCCATTATATCCGATTCTAACAATAAAGTGAGAATCGCAAATGCTGCATACAAGGAGATGGTAGGCCAGCCCGAATGCTGCTGGCTGGACTGCATAGCAGCGTGCAGCGGCGGGTGCAAAAGAATTGGTGGTGAGGTTTTGCTTCAGTTCTGTGGGGATTCAGAGGTGAAGATTATGTCGATGCATGGATTCACAAGCCAAGTTAAGATTGTTTGGGAGAGTGAAGGGAAGAGGAGCTGTTTCAATGGTTTCTGTGATGTAGTGAAAGTTGGATTTGAGGAGAAAAACTGCAGGTTTTTATGGAGGTTTCATACAAGTGAAGCACCCAAAACTGATTCGGATGATATTTGA
- the LOC142524015 gene encoding protein SOB FIVE-LIKE 5-like has translation MNVSNSECSSGCESGWTVYLDQTSNSTDKYTRVLVKNENPDQEDEDLSMVSDASSGPPQFQEYENYAGSGKNLQLFHGYYDQSPMPENKKKSKQNNKSKAKELMRVKKQENFCLDDTATSPLPHFAKASSRK, from the coding sequence ATGAATGTATCGAATTCTGAATGCAGTAGTGGATGCGAATCAGGTTGGACTGTGTACTTGGATCAAACATCAAATTCCACTGATAAATACACCAGGGTTTTGGTTAAAAATGAGAATCCAGATCAAGAAGATGAAGATTTATCCATGGTTTCAGATGCATCATCAGGCCCTCCACAGTTCCAAGAATACGAAAACTATGCCGGCAGTGGCAAGAATCTGCAGTTGTTTCATGGATATTATGATCAATCTCCAATGcctgaaaataagaaaaagagtAAGCAGAATAATAAGAGCAAAGCAAAAGAGCTGATGAGGGTTAAAAAGCAAGAGAATTTTTGCCTTGATGATACTGCCACCTCCCCACTTCCTCATTTCGCGAAGGCAAGTTCAAGAAAATAG
- the LOC142524131 gene encoding WD repeat-containing protein PCN-like isoform X1 translates to MLKVHRSSSVEWNPSPVVALATSADGSQVAAARADSSLEIWLVSPGSVGWHCQLTIHGDPNTRVSSLVWCHSGPTGASLGRLFSSSIDGSISEWDLFDLRQKRVLDSIGISIWQIAAEPCYDLLFNAKQEINSHENGHTSSINSCLEEESSESEDDNDDKDAIEHHEDIDAKSTHLAAACDDGCVRVYGVSDAEKLTYNRTLPRVGGRTLSVAWSPDASRIYSGSSDGFIRCWDAKLAHEIYRITVSIGGSGSGSDLCIWYLLALRCETIVSADSSGSVQFWDSQFGTLLQAHTYHKGDVNALAATPNHNRVFSTGADGQVILYKLSNGAVGSCDGKSSAVKKWTYIRGVRAHTHDVKALTVAVPINHDADLPPEEKVKRSRGKEKSHFSYHEWAHLGVPMLISAGDDTKLFAYSAMMFDKFSPHDICPAPQRMPMKLVMKTVFNQTPLLLIQAAHWLDIYCVRLENCSVSDISPGPSGGLATTDLVARVKCKASRKITCSTISSSGTSFAYSDHVKPNLFELKRSKSGRSVWTVNKRQLPVEIPFAHCMIFSSDSSRLLLAGQDRRIYVVNVGSAEVVHVFTPCSKDDVEELPPCEPPITKMFTSIDCQWLAAINCFGDLYIFNLETLRQHWFLSRLDGASVTAGGFTPQNSNILIISTSSNQVYALDVEAKQLGEWSIQHTFSLPRRYQEFPGEVIGLSFPPSSSSSVIVYSPRAMCLIDFGLPVDRDDDVEFANDQGLARKLHSKGVLKHKRKVHELETKHGGRKNFEICPFRDPVLFVEHLSKNSLLVIDKPWIQVVKTFDTQPVHRHIFGT, encoded by the exons ATGCTTAAAGTCCATCGAAGCAGTTCGGTGGAGTGGAATCCATCCCCTGTCGTTGCCCTAGCCACCAGCGCAGACGGCTCTCAGGTCGCCGCCGCTCGCGCCGACAGCTCTCTTGAGATTTGGCTGGTCTCCCCAGGCTCCGTTGGTTGGCACTGTCAGCTT ACCATTCACGGGGACCCCAATACGAGAGTTTCATCTCTGGTGTGGTGTCATTCCGGGCCGACAGGTGCATCTCTGGGTCGACTGTTCTCGTCCAGCATCGATGGCTCTATTTCTGAATGGGATTTGTTTGATTTAAGACAAAAG AGGGTTCTGGATTCGATAGGGATTTCAATATGGCAAATTGCTGCTGAACCATGCTATGATTTGCTCTTCAACGCGAAGCAGGAAATTAATTCTCATGAAAATGGTCACACCAGTTCAATTAATAGCTGTCTTGAAGAGGAGAGTAGCGAAAGTGAAGATGACAATGACGACAAGGATGCTATTGAGCATCATGAGGATATTGATGCTAAGAGTACCCATCTAGCAGCTGCTTGTGATGATGGCTGCGTGCGAGTTTATGGTGTTTCAGATGCAGAGAAACTTACTTACAACAGGACGTTGCCAAGGGTCGGTG GACGCACATTAAGTGTGGCATGGAGTCCTGATGCCAGCAGGATTTATTCAGGGAGTAGTGACGG ATTCATAAGGTGTTGGGACGCTAAGCTAGCTCATGAGATCTACAGAATAACTGTTTCAATTGGAGGTTCCGGGAGTGGAAGTGATCTTTGCATATGGTATTTGCTTGCATTGAG ATGTGAAACAATCGTCAGTGCGGATAGTTCTGGTAGTGTGCAATTCTGGGACAGTCAATTTGGGACGCTTCTGCAGGCACATACTTATCATAAGGGTGATGTAAACGCCTTAGCAGCAACTCCTAACCATAACAGAGTGTTCTCCACTGGTGCTGATGGTCAG GTGATACTTTATAAACTTTCCAATGGTGCTGTTGGGTCTTGTGACGGGAAGTCCAGCGCTGTCAAAAAATGGACATATATTCGGGGTGTAAGGGCTCATACACATGATGTCAAGGCATTGACTGTAGCAGTACCTATTAACCATGATG CAGATCTACCTCCTGAGGAAAAGGTTAAAAGGTCACGTGGCAAGGAAAAGTCACATTTCAGTTACCATGAGTGGGCTCATTTGGGTGTGCCCATGCTTATCTCAGCTGGCGATGACACTAAACTATTCGCATACTCTGCTATGATGTTTGACAAGTTTTCTCCTCATGATATATGCCCTGCACCACAGAGAATGCCCATGAAGCTAGTGATGAAAACTGTTTTCAATCAAACACCATTGCTTTTGATCCAGGCTGCTCACTGGTTAGACATTTATTGTGTGCGTCTAGAAAATTGTTCTGTCTCCGACATCAGCCCTGGGCCGTCTGGTGGGCTTGCAACCACAGATTTAGTGGCGCGAGTTAAATGCAAAGCTTCTCGAAAGATCACATGCAGTACAATTTCTTCATCAGGCACGTCATTTGCCTACTCCGACCATGTGAAACCTAATTTATTTGAATTGAAAAGAAGTAAATCTGGCAGGAGTGTGTGGACAGTAAATAAAAGGCAGCTTCCTGTGGAAATACCATTTGCCCACTGCATGATATTTAGTTCTGATTCTTCACGTTTGTTATTAGCTGGGCAAGATAGAAGGATATAC GTTGTAAATGTGGGGAGTGCGGAGGTTGTTCATGTCTTTACTCCTTGTTCCAAAGATGATGTTGAGGAATTGCCACCTTGTGAACCTCCCATTACAAAAATGTTCACGAGTATTGATTGCCAGTGGCTAGCTGCCATTAACTGCTTTGGagatttatatattttcaatCTTGAAACATTGAG GCAACACTGGTTCTTATCAAGATTGGATGGGGCCTCTGTTACAGCTGGTGGTTTTACGCCTCAAAATAGTAATATTCTTATCATTTCCACCTCATCAAATCAAGTTTATGCATTGGATGTGGAGGCCAAACAGTTGGGCGAATGGTCCATTCAGCATACATTTTCTCTGCCCAGAAGATATCAGGAATTTCCTGGAGAAGTGATTGGTCTTTCCTTCCCACCATCCTCTAGTTCTTCTGTTATTGTCTACAGTCCCAG GGCAATGTGCTTGATTGATTTTGGGTTGCCTGTTGATAGAGACGATGATGTTGAGTTTGCAAATGATCAAGGATTAGCAAGAAAGCTACACAGCAAAGGGGTTCTAAAGCATAAGCGGAAAGTTCACGAATTAGAAACTAAACATGGTGGtagaaaaaattttgaaatttgtcCTTTCAGGGATCCTGTTTTATTTGTCGAACATCTTTCAAAAAATTCTCTCTTGGTCATAGACAAACCATGGATACAAGTCGTTAAGACTTTTGATACTCAACCTGTTCACAGACATATTTTTGGGACATGA
- the LOC142524131 gene encoding WD repeat-containing protein PCN-like isoform X2: MLKVHRSSSVEWNPSPVVALATSADGSQVAAARADSSLEIWLVSPGSVGWHCQLTIHGDPNTRVSSLVWCHSGPTGASLGRLFSSSIDGSISEWDLFDLRQKRVLDSIGISIWQIAAEPCYDLLFNAKQEINSHENGHTSSINSCLEEESSESEDDNDDKDAIEHHEDIDAKSTHLAAACDDGCVRVYGVSDAEKLTYNRTLPRVGGRTLSVAWSPDASRIYSGSSDGFIRCWDAKLAHEIYRITVSIGGSGSGSDLCIWYLLALRCETIVSADSSGSVQFWDSQFGTLLQAHTYHKGDVNALAATPNHNRVFSTGADGQVILYKLSNGAVGSCDGKSSAVKKWTYIRGVRAHTHDVKALTVAVPINHDDLPPEEKVKRSRGKEKSHFSYHEWAHLGVPMLISAGDDTKLFAYSAMMFDKFSPHDICPAPQRMPMKLVMKTVFNQTPLLLIQAAHWLDIYCVRLENCSVSDISPGPSGGLATTDLVARVKCKASRKITCSTISSSGTSFAYSDHVKPNLFELKRSKSGRSVWTVNKRQLPVEIPFAHCMIFSSDSSRLLLAGQDRRIYVVNVGSAEVVHVFTPCSKDDVEELPPCEPPITKMFTSIDCQWLAAINCFGDLYIFNLETLRQHWFLSRLDGASVTAGGFTPQNSNILIISTSSNQVYALDVEAKQLGEWSIQHTFSLPRRYQEFPGEVIGLSFPPSSSSSVIVYSPRAMCLIDFGLPVDRDDDVEFANDQGLARKLHSKGVLKHKRKVHELETKHGGRKNFEICPFRDPVLFVEHLSKNSLLVIDKPWIQVVKTFDTQPVHRHIFGT, from the exons ATGCTTAAAGTCCATCGAAGCAGTTCGGTGGAGTGGAATCCATCCCCTGTCGTTGCCCTAGCCACCAGCGCAGACGGCTCTCAGGTCGCCGCCGCTCGCGCCGACAGCTCTCTTGAGATTTGGCTGGTCTCCCCAGGCTCCGTTGGTTGGCACTGTCAGCTT ACCATTCACGGGGACCCCAATACGAGAGTTTCATCTCTGGTGTGGTGTCATTCCGGGCCGACAGGTGCATCTCTGGGTCGACTGTTCTCGTCCAGCATCGATGGCTCTATTTCTGAATGGGATTTGTTTGATTTAAGACAAAAG AGGGTTCTGGATTCGATAGGGATTTCAATATGGCAAATTGCTGCTGAACCATGCTATGATTTGCTCTTCAACGCGAAGCAGGAAATTAATTCTCATGAAAATGGTCACACCAGTTCAATTAATAGCTGTCTTGAAGAGGAGAGTAGCGAAAGTGAAGATGACAATGACGACAAGGATGCTATTGAGCATCATGAGGATATTGATGCTAAGAGTACCCATCTAGCAGCTGCTTGTGATGATGGCTGCGTGCGAGTTTATGGTGTTTCAGATGCAGAGAAACTTACTTACAACAGGACGTTGCCAAGGGTCGGTG GACGCACATTAAGTGTGGCATGGAGTCCTGATGCCAGCAGGATTTATTCAGGGAGTAGTGACGG ATTCATAAGGTGTTGGGACGCTAAGCTAGCTCATGAGATCTACAGAATAACTGTTTCAATTGGAGGTTCCGGGAGTGGAAGTGATCTTTGCATATGGTATTTGCTTGCATTGAG ATGTGAAACAATCGTCAGTGCGGATAGTTCTGGTAGTGTGCAATTCTGGGACAGTCAATTTGGGACGCTTCTGCAGGCACATACTTATCATAAGGGTGATGTAAACGCCTTAGCAGCAACTCCTAACCATAACAGAGTGTTCTCCACTGGTGCTGATGGTCAG GTGATACTTTATAAACTTTCCAATGGTGCTGTTGGGTCTTGTGACGGGAAGTCCAGCGCTGTCAAAAAATGGACATATATTCGGGGTGTAAGGGCTCATACACATGATGTCAAGGCATTGACTGTAGCAGTACCTATTAACCATGATG ATCTACCTCCTGAGGAAAAGGTTAAAAGGTCACGTGGCAAGGAAAAGTCACATTTCAGTTACCATGAGTGGGCTCATTTGGGTGTGCCCATGCTTATCTCAGCTGGCGATGACACTAAACTATTCGCATACTCTGCTATGATGTTTGACAAGTTTTCTCCTCATGATATATGCCCTGCACCACAGAGAATGCCCATGAAGCTAGTGATGAAAACTGTTTTCAATCAAACACCATTGCTTTTGATCCAGGCTGCTCACTGGTTAGACATTTATTGTGTGCGTCTAGAAAATTGTTCTGTCTCCGACATCAGCCCTGGGCCGTCTGGTGGGCTTGCAACCACAGATTTAGTGGCGCGAGTTAAATGCAAAGCTTCTCGAAAGATCACATGCAGTACAATTTCTTCATCAGGCACGTCATTTGCCTACTCCGACCATGTGAAACCTAATTTATTTGAATTGAAAAGAAGTAAATCTGGCAGGAGTGTGTGGACAGTAAATAAAAGGCAGCTTCCTGTGGAAATACCATTTGCCCACTGCATGATATTTAGTTCTGATTCTTCACGTTTGTTATTAGCTGGGCAAGATAGAAGGATATAC GTTGTAAATGTGGGGAGTGCGGAGGTTGTTCATGTCTTTACTCCTTGTTCCAAAGATGATGTTGAGGAATTGCCACCTTGTGAACCTCCCATTACAAAAATGTTCACGAGTATTGATTGCCAGTGGCTAGCTGCCATTAACTGCTTTGGagatttatatattttcaatCTTGAAACATTGAG GCAACACTGGTTCTTATCAAGATTGGATGGGGCCTCTGTTACAGCTGGTGGTTTTACGCCTCAAAATAGTAATATTCTTATCATTTCCACCTCATCAAATCAAGTTTATGCATTGGATGTGGAGGCCAAACAGTTGGGCGAATGGTCCATTCAGCATACATTTTCTCTGCCCAGAAGATATCAGGAATTTCCTGGAGAAGTGATTGGTCTTTCCTTCCCACCATCCTCTAGTTCTTCTGTTATTGTCTACAGTCCCAG GGCAATGTGCTTGATTGATTTTGGGTTGCCTGTTGATAGAGACGATGATGTTGAGTTTGCAAATGATCAAGGATTAGCAAGAAAGCTACACAGCAAAGGGGTTCTAAAGCATAAGCGGAAAGTTCACGAATTAGAAACTAAACATGGTGGtagaaaaaattttgaaatttgtcCTTTCAGGGATCCTGTTTTATTTGTCGAACATCTTTCAAAAAATTCTCTCTTGGTCATAGACAAACCATGGATACAAGTCGTTAAGACTTTTGATACTCAACCTGTTCACAGACATATTTTTGGGACATGA